Proteins from a genomic interval of Amycolatopsis sp. cg13:
- a CDS encoding PucR family transcriptional regulator, with translation MYPTVAEALALPVLRQGCPRVVAGSTGLERRVRWAHAAEVADIAHLLRGGELVLTTGVALPDDDATLTRYVADLAEVGVAGLVVELVRHWNDRLPRALVTAAEQRGLPLVTLSRETRYVAVTEAVNGMIVDAQLAELRAAERVHETFTSLTVAGAEPAAVLAEVARLTEQPAVLETLEHEVLAYDTAGTDPGELLIGWPARSRVVQVGERTGYHSAAGWLVTVVGARGHDWGRLVLVCAEPPPHRYQVVAERAASALAVHRLVARDSDTLERQAHRAVLTELLNSPAPTAEILARSSALAVPLTGRQLVGLAVRPRITATTRPTLSTPPLLRELAEATALATRRAKVSALVSTDETAVRALLALSPEANADAVLQRLATDIHDARASAPAALGVGTTVTGPAEAQRTLVEAAHVAAAALDEDDGPPFHRLKDVRLRGLLHLLADDERVHAFAARELGPLLERDAASGSRLVPALRHYCAHGGNKSAAAVAAHTSRTAYYQQLARIEQVLGVRLEDPESMLSLYVALLAHDLGNATRPSEENPPGRGAQ, from the coding sequence ATGTACCCGACCGTCGCCGAGGCGCTCGCGTTGCCGGTGCTGCGCCAGGGCTGTCCGCGTGTCGTCGCGGGCAGCACCGGGCTCGAACGGCGGGTCCGCTGGGCGCACGCCGCCGAGGTCGCCGACATCGCGCACCTGCTGCGCGGCGGAGAACTCGTGCTCACCACGGGGGTCGCGCTCCCCGACGACGACGCGACGCTGACCCGGTACGTCGCCGACCTTGCCGAAGTGGGCGTCGCGGGCCTGGTCGTCGAGCTGGTGCGGCACTGGAACGACCGGCTGCCGCGCGCCCTCGTCACCGCGGCCGAGCAGCGCGGCTTGCCACTGGTGACGCTGTCTCGCGAGACGCGCTATGTCGCGGTGACCGAAGCAGTGAACGGAATGATCGTGGACGCGCAGCTCGCCGAGCTCCGGGCGGCGGAACGAGTGCACGAAACGTTCACCTCGCTGACCGTCGCCGGAGCCGAGCCCGCCGCGGTGCTGGCCGAGGTGGCGCGGCTGACCGAGCAGCCGGCCGTGCTGGAAACCCTCGAACACGAAGTCCTCGCCTACGACACAGCGGGCACTGATCCGGGCGAGCTGCTGATCGGCTGGCCGGCGCGGTCGCGGGTGGTGCAGGTCGGCGAGCGCACCGGCTACCACTCTGCGGCGGGCTGGCTGGTCACCGTGGTCGGCGCGCGCGGGCACGACTGGGGACGGCTGGTTCTGGTGTGCGCCGAACCGCCGCCGCACCGGTACCAGGTGGTCGCCGAACGAGCGGCGTCCGCGCTCGCGGTGCACCGCCTCGTCGCGCGCGACTCCGACACTCTCGAACGGCAAGCGCACCGCGCGGTGCTGACCGAGCTGCTGAATTCGCCCGCGCCGACTGCAGAGATCCTCGCGCGCTCTTCCGCGCTCGCGGTGCCGTTGACGGGACGGCAGCTGGTCGGCCTCGCGGTACGGCCGCGCATCACCGCCACTACGCGACCGACGCTGTCTACGCCTCCGCTGTTGCGCGAACTCGCTGAAGCCACCGCGCTCGCGACACGACGCGCGAAGGTATCCGCGCTGGTTTCGACCGACGAGACCGCTGTACGCGCGCTTCTCGCGCTCTCGCCGGAAGCCAACGCCGACGCCGTGCTTCAGCGTCTCGCTACCGACATTCACGACGCGCGCGCTTCCGCCCCCGCCGCGCTCGGCGTAGGCACCACGGTCACAGGACCTGCTGAAGCACAACGCACTCTGGTCGAAGCCGCGCACGTCGCTGCCGCTGCCCTCGACGAGGACGACGGCCCGCCATTCCACCGGCTCAAGGATGTTCGGCTACGCGGGCTGCTGCACCTTCTCGCCGACGACGAACGCGTACACGCCTTCGCCGCACGAGAGCTGGGCCCGCTCCTCGAACGCGACGCCGCTTCCGGCAGCCGCCTCGTCCCGGCGCTGCGGCACTACTGCGCGCACGGCGGCAACAAGTCCGCCGCAGCCGTCGCCGCCCACACCTCGAGGACGGCTTACTACCAGCAACTCGCCCGCATCGAACAGGTGCTGGGAGTGCGACTGGAAGATCCGGAGTCGATGCTGTCGCTGTACGTGGCGTTACTCGCGCACGACCTCGGGAACGCCACCCGTCCGAGCGAGGAAAACCCACCCGGACGAGGAGCACAGTGA
- a CDS encoding CoA-acylating methylmalonate-semialdehyde dehydrogenase: MTDRISHWIDGKPVVGAGRTGDVYDPATGQVSAQVDFAGPAEVDQAVAAATAALPGWRGTSLAGRTRVLFAFRELLQARKHELAKIVTSEHGKVESDAAGEVARAIENVEYACGAAQLLKGGFSENASTGVDVYSIAQPLGVVGVISPFNFPAMVPLWFVPNALACGNTVVLKPSEKDPSAALFIAELLAEAGLPSGAFNVLQGDKVAVDGLLAHPDVKAISFVGSTPIARYVYETGTSHGKRVQALGGAKNHMIVLPDADLDLAADAAVSAGFGSAGERCMAVSVVVAVEPIADELVAKIVDRMRKLRVGDGRKPSSEMGPLVTRAHHERVSSYVDAGVAEGAELVMDGRGVEADGASDGFWLGPTLFDRVTPSMAVYTDEIFGPVLSVARTTSFDDALALINANPYGNGTAIFTGDGRAARRFQNEVEVGMVGVNVPIPVPVGYYSFGGWKDSLFGDTHAYGPEGFHFFTRTKVVTSRWPDTSHAGVNLGFPKNS, from the coding sequence GTGACCGACCGCATCAGCCATTGGATCGACGGCAAGCCGGTCGTCGGCGCCGGACGCACCGGCGACGTGTACGACCCGGCGACCGGCCAGGTCAGCGCGCAGGTGGACTTCGCCGGACCGGCCGAGGTGGACCAGGCGGTGGCCGCCGCGACCGCCGCGTTGCCGGGCTGGCGGGGCACGTCGCTCGCCGGGCGCACGCGCGTGCTGTTCGCCTTCCGCGAGCTGCTTCAGGCGCGCAAACACGAACTGGCGAAGATCGTGACGAGCGAGCACGGCAAGGTCGAATCGGACGCGGCGGGCGAAGTCGCGCGGGCGATCGAGAACGTAGAGTACGCGTGCGGCGCGGCGCAGCTGCTCAAGGGCGGGTTCAGCGAGAACGCTTCCACCGGCGTCGACGTCTACTCGATCGCGCAGCCGCTCGGCGTGGTCGGGGTGATCTCGCCGTTCAACTTCCCCGCGATGGTGCCGCTCTGGTTCGTGCCGAACGCGCTGGCGTGCGGCAACACCGTCGTGCTCAAGCCGAGCGAGAAGGACCCGTCCGCGGCGCTGTTCATCGCGGAGCTGCTTGCCGAAGCGGGCCTGCCGTCCGGCGCGTTCAACGTGCTGCAGGGCGACAAAGTCGCGGTCGACGGACTGCTCGCGCACCCGGACGTCAAGGCGATCTCGTTCGTCGGTTCCACTCCGATCGCGCGCTACGTCTACGAAACCGGCACCAGCCACGGCAAACGCGTCCAGGCGCTCGGCGGGGCGAAGAACCACATGATCGTGCTGCCGGACGCAGACCTCGACCTGGCCGCGGACGCCGCCGTGTCGGCCGGTTTCGGGTCCGCGGGGGAGCGGTGCATGGCGGTGTCGGTGGTGGTCGCCGTGGAGCCGATCGCGGACGAACTGGTGGCCAAAATCGTTGACCGGATGCGGAAACTGCGCGTCGGAGACGGCCGCAAACCGTCGTCGGAGATGGGCCCGCTGGTCACGAGGGCACACCACGAGCGCGTTTCGTCCTATGTGGACGCCGGCGTCGCCGAAGGCGCGGAACTGGTGATGGACGGCCGGGGCGTGGAAGCAGACGGCGCGAGCGACGGATTCTGGCTGGGCCCCACACTTTTCGACCGCGTCACGCCCAGTATGGCGGTGTACACCGACGAAATCTTCGGCCCCGTGCTGTCCGTCGCGCGAACGACGAGCTTCGACGACGCGCTGGCCCTCATCAACGCCAACCCCTACGGCAACGGAACCGCCATCTTCACCGGCGACGGACGCGCGGCGCGGCGCTTCCAGAACGAGGTCGAGGTAGGCATGGTGGGCGTCAACGTGCCCATCCCGGTGCCGGTCGGCTATTACTCGTTCGGCGGATGGAAAGACTCCCTGTTCGGCGACACGCACGCCTATGGCCCGGAAGGATTCCACTTCTTCACGCGGACGAAGGTGGTGACGTCCCGTTGGCCGGACACCTCGCACGCGGGGGTGAACCTGGGGTTCCCGAAGAACTCCTGA
- a CDS encoding type VII secretion target — protein MTGPHVDLPSLREHKSEVENIAAGVHTAAQATESGQTFGDDAFGIVGQVFAMPLQIWMSIASSFVEDVAGKADDIADRLQQAHDHYDNHEKQTVGHINGLGKELPE, from the coding sequence ATGACCGGACCTCACGTCGACCTCCCGTCGCTGCGCGAGCACAAGAGCGAGGTCGAGAACATCGCGGCGGGCGTGCATACCGCGGCGCAGGCCACTGAATCCGGGCAGACGTTCGGCGACGACGCGTTCGGCATCGTCGGCCAAGTGTTCGCGATGCCGCTGCAGATCTGGATGTCGATCGCTTCCTCCTTCGTCGAGGACGTGGCGGGCAAGGCCGACGACATCGCGGACCGGCTGCAGCAGGCGCACGATCATTACGACAACCACGAGAAGCAGACCGTCGGCCACATCAACGGCCTCGGCAAGGAGCTGCCGGAATGA
- a CDS encoding YbaB/EbfC family nucleoid-associated protein encodes MNALSPEIAEIRQRAAEAQERLKHVSATATSQDGAVTATVNTAGALQELQFGSRADEMPRAALAAAVLATARRAQAQAAQQLTAIMAPVIGEHSDAMKFLEEQIPEPEIPEEPAAPSTPQPQFFDAQDDSATPPARPAPPSRPARPAADPSDDDDYYSGGSFLGRN; translated from the coding sequence ATGAACGCACTTTCTCCCGAAATCGCCGAAATCCGGCAGCGGGCCGCCGAGGCGCAGGAACGGCTGAAGCACGTGTCGGCGACCGCGACGAGCCAGGACGGCGCGGTCACCGCGACCGTCAACACCGCCGGTGCGCTGCAGGAACTCCAGTTCGGCTCCCGCGCGGACGAGATGCCGCGCGCCGCGCTCGCCGCCGCCGTCCTGGCCACCGCACGGCGCGCCCAGGCCCAGGCGGCGCAGCAGCTGACCGCGATCATGGCTCCGGTGATCGGCGAGCACAGCGACGCGATGAAATTCCTCGAAGAACAGATCCCGGAACCGGAGATTCCCGAGGAACCGGCCGCGCCTTCGACGCCGCAGCCGCAATTCTTCGACGCGCAGGACGATTCCGCCACGCCGCCCGCCCGGCCCGCGCCGCCGTCCCGGCCCGCCCGCCCGGCGGCCGACCCGTCCGATGACGACGACTACTACAGCGGCGGCTCGTTCCTGGGGAGGAACTGA
- the hrcA gene encoding heat-inducible transcriptional repressor HrcA has protein sequence MANTDERRFEVLRAIVADYVSNQEPVGSKTIVERHNLGVSSATVRNDMAALEEEGYIAQPHTSAGRIPTDKGYRLFVDRLSEIKPLSSAERRAITSFLDSGTDLDDVLRRSVRLLAQLTRQVAVVQYPMLTNTVARHLEVVPLTPARLMLVLITDSGRVDQRTVDLGDVVTEETVLRLRTVLNGALAGRRLADAAANVAELPEAAPADLRDHLTRICTMLVESLVEHPEERIVLGGTGNLTRNVADFPGSLRQVLEALEEQVVVLKLLAAARNPGAVTVLIGEENEDEQMRSTSVVSIGYGRDDMLLGGMGVVGPTRMDYPGTIAAVRAVANYVGQILSGR, from the coding sequence GTGGCGAACACGGACGAGCGTCGCTTCGAGGTGCTGCGCGCGATCGTCGCCGACTATGTCTCGAACCAGGAGCCGGTCGGGTCGAAGACGATCGTCGAGCGGCACAACCTCGGCGTTTCCAGTGCCACCGTGCGCAACGACATGGCGGCCCTTGAGGAAGAGGGGTACATCGCCCAGCCGCACACGAGCGCCGGGCGGATCCCGACCGACAAGGGCTACCGGTTGTTCGTCGACCGGCTTTCGGAGATCAAACCGCTGTCGAGCGCCGAGCGGCGCGCGATCACCAGCTTCCTCGACTCGGGCACCGACCTCGACGACGTGCTGCGCCGGTCGGTCCGGCTGCTCGCGCAGCTCACCCGCCAGGTCGCGGTGGTGCAGTACCCGATGCTCACCAACACCGTCGCGCGCCACCTCGAAGTGGTTCCGCTCACACCCGCGCGGCTCATGCTCGTGCTGATCACCGACTCCGGCCGGGTGGACCAGCGCACGGTCGACCTCGGCGACGTGGTCACCGAGGAAACCGTGCTGCGGCTGCGCACCGTGCTCAACGGCGCGCTCGCCGGGCGGCGCCTCGCCGACGCCGCGGCGAACGTGGCCGAGCTGCCCGAGGCCGCTCCCGCCGACCTGCGCGACCACCTCACCCGGATCTGCACCATGCTGGTCGAATCGCTGGTCGAGCACCCGGAAGAGCGGATCGTGCTCGGCGGCACCGGCAACCTCACCCGCAACGTCGCGGACTTCCCCGGTTCGCTCCGCCAGGTGCTCGAAGCGCTCGAGGAACAGGTGGTGGTGCTGAAGCTGCTCGCCGCGGCCCGCAACCCCGGTGCGGTCACCGTGCTCATCGGTGAGGAAAATGAAGACGAGCAGATGCGCAGCACCTCGGTCGTGTCCATCGGCTACGGCCGGGACGACATGCTGCTCGGGGGCATGGGCGTCGTCGGGCCGACCAGGATGGACTACCCCGGCACGATCGCGGCGGTCCGCGCGGTCGCCAACTACGTGGGGCAGATCCTGTCCGGCCGCTGA
- the dnaJ gene encoding molecular chaperone DnaJ yields the protein MARDYYGILGVAKNASDQEIKRAYRKLARELHPDVNPSEDAQHRFGEVTTAYEVLSDPQKRKIVDLGGDPMDGGGRGGGGGDPFAGFGGLGDIMDAFFGAAGGGGGRGRGPRSRVQPGSDALIRLGLTLEECATGVDREITVDTAIVCDLCRGAGTAEGTSTKTCDTCGGAGEVQSVQRSFLGQVVTARPCPVCRGFGEVIPDPCRQCGGDGRIRSRRGVTAKIPPGVGDGMRIRLSGQGEVGPGGGPAGDLYVEIDEAPHEVFVREGNDLHCNFRIPMTTAALGATVPIATLVDGDYELDIEPGTQPNTELVLTGKGMPRLRSSGRVDGRGDLHVHIDVVVPTKLDEAQRDLLVDLAQQRGEEVPTLAANGSKHGGLFSKLRAKNR from the coding sequence GTGGCGAGGGACTACTACGGGATCCTCGGGGTGGCCAAGAACGCGAGCGATCAGGAGATCAAGCGCGCGTACCGCAAGCTGGCCCGTGAGCTGCACCCCGACGTGAACCCGTCGGAGGACGCCCAGCACCGCTTCGGCGAGGTGACCACCGCGTACGAGGTGCTCTCCGACCCGCAGAAGCGCAAGATCGTCGACCTCGGCGGCGACCCGATGGACGGGGGCGGCCGCGGCGGAGGCGGCGGCGACCCGTTCGCGGGCTTCGGCGGGCTCGGCGACATCATGGACGCGTTCTTCGGAGCCGCGGGCGGAGGCGGCGGCCGGGGACGCGGGCCGCGCAGCCGCGTGCAGCCCGGCTCCGACGCGCTGATCCGGCTCGGCCTCACCCTCGAGGAGTGCGCGACCGGCGTCGACCGCGAGATCACCGTCGACACCGCCATCGTCTGCGACCTGTGCCGCGGCGCGGGAACCGCCGAGGGCACGAGCACCAAGACCTGCGACACCTGCGGCGGAGCCGGCGAGGTCCAGTCCGTGCAGCGGTCGTTCCTCGGCCAGGTCGTCACCGCGCGCCCGTGCCCGGTGTGCCGCGGCTTCGGCGAGGTCATCCCCGACCCGTGCCGCCAGTGCGGCGGCGACGGCCGGATCCGGTCGCGGCGCGGCGTCACCGCGAAGATCCCGCCCGGCGTCGGCGACGGCATGCGGATCCGGCTGTCCGGACAGGGCGAGGTCGGCCCCGGCGGCGGCCCGGCGGGCGACCTGTACGTCGAGATCGACGAGGCGCCGCACGAGGTGTTCGTCCGCGAGGGCAACGACCTGCACTGCAACTTCCGCATCCCGATGACCACCGCGGCGCTCGGCGCGACGGTCCCGATCGCCACCCTGGTCGACGGCGACTACGAACTCGACATCGAACCCGGCACCCAGCCCAACACCGAACTGGTGCTCACCGGCAAGGGCATGCCGCGGCTGCGCTCGTCCGGCCGCGTCGACGGCCGCGGCGACCTGCACGTGCACATCGACGTCGTGGTGCCCACCAAGCTCGACGAGGCCCAGCGCGACCTGCTCGTCGACCTGGCCCAGCAGCGCGGCGAAGAAGTCCCGACGCTCGCCGCCAACGGCAGCAAGCACGGCGGCCTGTTCTCCAAGCTGCGCGCGAAGAACCGCTGA